TCGACGCGCACCGGCTGCGCCGGCAGCGCGAGCTCCACCGGCCTGGCGCGGTCCTTCCCGGCCGGCTCCACCAGTTCCATTGCGCGCTCCACCACGGCCTGCAGCTCCAGCGGCGCCAGCTCCAGCTGCACCTTGCCGCGGGTGATGCGGGAAACGTCCAGCAAGTCGTCCACCAGGCGGGACAGATGGGCCACCTGCCGCTCGATCACGCCGCGCTCGAAGGTGTGGTGCCCTTCGTCGCGCCGCGCCATCAGGTGCAGCGCGGTGGTGATGGGGGCCAGCGGGTTGCGCAATTCGTGTCCGAGCATGGCAAGGAATTCGTCCTTTGCGCGGTTGGCCGTCTCGGCCTGCTCGCGAGCCGCTTCGGCGTCGGCATAGAGCCGCGCGTTGTCCAGCGCCAGCGCCGCGCGCCGCGCGAGCTCGGCGATCAGCGCACGGTCGTCGCGGCTCAGCGCGCGCCCGGACTCGGCTTGCACGGCTCCCAGCGCACCGATGATGCGGCCACGCGCCACCAGGGGCACCACAAAATGGGCCCGCATGCCGAGCCCCCGGGCGAACTCGCGAAACTGCGGATCGTCGATCGCCTCGAGGTCCTCGGGCGAGTCGAACTGCGCATGGTGGGCGCTTCCGGTCGCCACCGCCCAGGCCAGCGTGCCAGGGGTGCCCGATCCGCCGCGCCACCGGAGGCCGAGTTCCACCGCCTGCCGGCTGCGCTCGGCATCGGCGTGGTAGGCCAGGGCTCGCTGCAGGCCGCCCTCGGCATCCAGCAGGTCGATGCAGCACCAGTCCACGATGGCCGGCACCATCACCGATGCAACGGCCTGCAAGGTGGTGCGCGACTCCAGCGAATTCGACAGTTCGCTGCCCGAGGACGCGAGTAGCTCGAGGCGGCCGCGGGCCTGCTCGGCCGCGGCACGAGCTGAGCGCTCGGCACCGAGCAGGCGTTCACGCTCGGCTTCACTGCGCGCGCGCTGGCTGGCCGAGGCGCCGAGCGCATCGGCCACCGACTGCACCTCCAGGATGTCGCTGGCGGGCAGTTGCGGCAGCTCGCCTCGGCCCACCGCGAGCGCCGCCAGGCGCAGCTCGTCGATCGGGCCACTGATGCGGCGCGCCGCGGCGAGGGCCAGTGCCACGCCCAGTACCAGCGACAGCAGGAAGCCACCGCCATAGGTCGCGAGCGCCCGCGTGGCCTCGGCCTCGACCGCCGCTGTCGGCCGGCCGACAGCCACCGTCCAGCCGGTCGCCGGTGACCGCACGTAGGCGGTGTAGACCCGGTCGCCCTCGGTTGCCCGCGTGACGCCCACGCCTTCGTCGGCCGGCGAGGCGAGCAGCTGGGCCAGGGTGGGCGACGGCGGCCGGCCCACCGTCTGGTCCAGGCTGCGCGAGCGCGCCACCCGGGCATTGCGGTCATCGAACACCGCCACCACACCGTCGGGCGGCACCTTCTGGGCCTGCACCACGGCCAGGAAGCTTGCCGGTTTGAGCACCCCGGTCAGCACATAGCGCAGCCGCCCCTCTCGGCGTACCGGCACGCGCACCGGCACGCCCCACTCCCCGCGCGGCCCGACCGCCAGGCGGCCCACCGACGGCCGGCCGCTGCGCACCACCTGCAGCAGGCTGTCCGGCTCCACCACCTGGCGCGGCATGCCGTGGCCGCCCGGGTAGCCGGTGTGCACCAGCACGCGGCCCTCCACGTCGCTCAGGATCAGGTTGCGCCAGTCCGGCAGGCTGGCTATCGCCCGGCGGGCCTGCCCGTCGTAAGCGGCCGGATCGCCGGCATCCAGCAGCGGCGAAGCCGACAGCGCCTCCAGCACGGCAATGTTGCGCCGCAGCTCCGCGTCCACCGCGCTGGCCAGCGCCCGGGTGACGTCCAAGGTGGCCTGCTGGGCCTGGTGGCGCTGCTCTTTCACCAGCGCCACGAGGGCCGCCCCGGAGCCGAGTGCGAGCGGAAAGATGCCGGCCACCGCGAGCAGCAGCAGGCGTTGTTGCAGCGGAACGGTGCGCATCCGGAGTGCGGCCGCCGCGCGCGGGTGGCCAGAGGTGTCGAAGCCGGTGAGTCTAGCCTGCGCCCCGAGAGGCCGCAGGGCGTGTTTGCGCGGGGGCGGCCAGCGAGAGCCCGCAGAAGAGCAGGACTGCTATTTGCTACGCAGGCACGCCAGCTTCTCTGGGGAGTCCGGACAGCCACCACACTGCATCTTCCTTTTACAAATCGAGCACCGCTGACTGTAAAAATCGCCGCACTTGCCGCCGGCGACCCTGCCGGGAGCCGTCCTCCGACCCACTTGCCATGCCCATTGAACACACTCGACACGCCCTCCTCTATCTGCTGATCGCCGGCATTGCCGCCGGCATTTTTGCGGTGGACGCCGTCACGCAGCTCGGCGTCACCGAGTGGATGCTCTATCTGGTGCCCGTGGCCCTCTGCCTGTTCCAGCCGCGCCCGGGAGTGCCGCTGGCGACAGCTGCTGCCTCGACCGTGCTGACCGTGGCAGGCTGGCTCATTTCGCCGGCCGGAGTGTCAGCGCAACTGGCGCTCATCAACCGCTCGGTCGGGATGGCTGCCATGTGGGTGGTGGGCCTGCTGGTGGCCCGGGTGCTGCGCGTGCGGCAAGCCGAGCAGGCACAAATGTGGGTCAACGGCGGTGAAACGATCGTGGCGCAGGCGCTGGTGGGCGAGCAAAGCCGCACCGAGGTGGCCGACAACGCGCTGGCCACCCTGG
This genomic stretch from Eleftheria terrae harbors:
- a CDS encoding hybrid sensor histidine kinase/response regulator, with the translated sequence MRTVPLQQRLLLLAVAGIFPLALGSGAALVALVKEQRHQAQQATLDVTRALASAVDAELRRNIAVLEALSASPLLDAGDPAAYDGQARRAIASLPDWRNLILSDVEGRVLVHTGYPGGHGMPRQVVEPDSLLQVVRSGRPSVGRLAVGPRGEWGVPVRVPVRREGRLRYVLTGVLKPASFLAVVQAQKVPPDGVVAVFDDRNARVARSRSLDQTVGRPPSPTLAQLLASPADEGVGVTRATEGDRVYTAYVRSPATGWTVAVGRPTAAVEAEATRALATYGGGFLLSLVLGVALALAAARRISGPIDELRLAALAVGRGELPQLPASDILEVQSVADALGASASQRARSEAERERLLGAERSARAAAEQARGRLELLASSGSELSNSLESRTTLQAVASVMVPAIVDWCCIDLLDAEGGLQRALAYHADAERSRQAVELGLRWRGGSGTPGTLAWAVATGSAHHAQFDSPEDLEAIDDPQFREFARGLGMRAHFVVPLVARGRIIGALGAVQAESGRALSRDDRALIAELARRAALALDNARLYADAEAAREQAETANRAKDEFLAMLGHELRNPLAPITTALHLMARRDEGHHTFERGVIERQVAHLSRLVDDLLDVSRITRGKVQLELAPLELQAVVERAMELVEPAGKDRARPVELALPAQPVRVEGDPVRLVQVVCNLLTNALKFTPADGRITLRLSAAAGQAELAVEDEGSGIPAQLLPHVFELFVQGGQALDRRAGGLGLGLAIVRTLVAMHGGTVSASSEGPGRGSRFVVRLPLLGAGPPAGTNEATTPAAAVPDAPRARILIVDDNLDAANSLALVLGDAGHQVKTAADAGAALQVLRSFDAQVAVLDIGLPGIDGYQLASTLRADPGLAGLRLVALTGYGREPDRARALEARFDEHLVKPVAIPRLLAVIAHLLGGGQEIRG